One stretch of Rhinolophus ferrumequinum isolate MPI-CBG mRhiFer1 chromosome 5, mRhiFer1_v1.p, whole genome shotgun sequence DNA includes these proteins:
- the MXD4 gene encoding max dimerization protein 4: MELNSLLILLEAAEYLERRDREAEHGYASVLPFDGDFARKKTKAAGLVRKAPNNRSSHNELEKHRRAKLRLYLEQLKQLVPLGPDSTRHTTLSLLKRAKTHIKKLEEQDRRALSIKEQLQREHRFLKRRLEQLSVQSLERVRTDSTGSAVSTDDSEQEVDVEGMEFGPGELDSVGSSSDVDDHYSLQSGGCSDGGYGPPCRRPGCPGLS, encoded by the exons ATGGAGCTGAACTCCTTGTTGATCCTGCTGGAGGCGGCTGAGTACCTGGAGCGCAGGGACCGAG AGGCCGAGCACGGCTACGCCTCGGTGCTGCCCTTCGACGGCGACTTcgccaggaagaaaacaaaggcgGCCGGCCTGGTGCGCAAGGCCCCGAACAACAG GTCTTCACACAATGAACTAGAAAAGCACAG ACGAGCCAAACTCAGGCTGTACCTGGAGCAGCTCAAGCAGCTGGTGCCCCTGGGCCCCGACAGCACGCGCCACACCACACTGAGCCTCCTGAAGCGCGCCAAGACACACATCAAG AAACTAGAGGAGCAGGACCGCCGGGCACTGAGCATCAAGGAGCAGCTGCAGCGGGAGCACCGCTTCCTGAAGAGGCGCCTGGAGCAGCTGTCAGTGCAGAGCTTGGAGCGCGTGCGCACGGACAGCACCGGCTCCGCCGTCTCCACCGACGACTCAGAGCAAG AAGTGGACGTCGAGGGCATGGAGTTTGGCCCCGGTGAGCTGGACAGTGTTGGCAGCAGCAGTGACGTGGATGACCACTATAGCCTGCAGAGTGGCGGCTGCAGCGACGGTGGCTATGGGCCCCCATGCCGGCGGCCTGGCTGCCCCGGCCTCTCGTAG